CTGCATTGATTCCTAATATGAAAGGGCTGGAGCGAGCCTTAACTGTCGGAATTGATGAGGCATCTGTTTTTATGTCAGCTAGTGATACGCATAACCGAAAGAATATTAATAAATCGATTGAAGAAACGTTCCCTGTTCTGCAAGAAGTAGTTGATGGGGCAATAAAAGCAGAGAAAAACGTACGCGGCTATGTATCAACCGTATTTGGTTGCCCGTATGATGGCGCTGTTGATGTCGATGAAGTGAAAAAAGTCGTTTATAAGCTTATGGAAATGGGTGTTTACGAAGTTTCGCTCGGAGATACGATTGGTGTTGCAAACCCTAAGCAAGTGAATGATGTATTAGATGAACTTTTGCGAGAGTTTCCTGTTGATAAACTAGCGCTGCATCTGCATGATACGAGAGGAATGGCTCTTGCAAATACGCTTGTTGGCGTAGAAAAAGGGATCAAGACATTTGATAGTGCACTGGGGGGTCTTGGAGGTTGTCCTTATGCAAAAGGTGCAACAGGGAACGTTGCAAGTGAAGATTTAATTCATATGCTTGGTGAAATGGGAATTGATACAAATGTTCAATTTGAGCGTTTTATGGAAGCGGCAAAGTATATTGAAAATGCTTTAAATAAAAGCTTGCCAAGTCACCAGTTACAAATAGTGCGTTAATGAAAGGTTGGTCATGATGGAATGGATCGAAGCGACAGTCGATAATTATATCGGCTATTTAACGTTGAAGAGAAAAGACGCAGCAAATGCACTTTCTCAAGCAATGCTAGATGAGATCATTATTCAACTTAAAGATTGGACTTTTGATAAAGAGATACGTGCCATCATTATTAGTGGTGACGGGGAGAAA
The Bacillus shivajii DNA segment above includes these coding regions:
- a CDS encoding hydroxymethylglutaryl-CoA lyase, which translates into the protein MKLPKKVQIKEVGPRDGLQNEKVSVPTHIKVEWINKLSETGLDYIEFSSFVHPKWIPVLADAAEVAKLIKRNPNVTYAALIPNMKGLERALTVGIDEASVFMSASDTHNRKNINKSIEETFPVLQEVVDGAIKAEKNVRGYVSTVFGCPYDGAVDVDEVKKVVYKLMEMGVYEVSLGDTIGVANPKQVNDVLDELLREFPVDKLALHLHDTRGMALANTLVGVEKGIKTFDSALGGLGGCPYAKGATGNVASEDLIHMLGEMGIDTNVQFERFMEAAKYIENALNKSLPSHQLQIVR